One Canis lupus dingo isolate Sandy chromosome 3, ASM325472v2, whole genome shotgun sequence DNA window includes the following coding sequences:
- the GCNT4 gene encoding beta-1,3-galactosyl-O-glycosyl-glycoprotein beta-1,6-N-acetylglucosaminyltransferase 4 has translation MKTFKCCFKYPAQQKVFILFVTLWLFSLLKLLNVRSLLFPQRGIYLVEAFLSTSPFVRNRYTNVKNEVQYEVNCSGIYEQAPLEIGKSLEIRRKDIIDLDDEDVVAITSDCDVYQSLRGYHQKPVSREEKSFPIAYSLVVHKDAIMVERLLHAIYNQHNIYCIHYDHKSPDTFKFAMNNLAKCFSNVFIASKLETVQYAHISRLQADLNCLSDLLKSSVQWKYVINLCGQDFPLKSNFELVSELKKLNGANMLETVKPPNSKMERFTYHHELRQVPYEYVKLPIRTNISKEAPPHNIEIFVGSAYFVLSRAFVKYIFNNSLVKDFFVWSKDTYSPDEHFWATLIRVPGIPGEISRSAQDVSDLQSKTRLVKWNYHEGLLYPRCTGSHLRSVCIFGAAELRWLINEGHWFANKFDSKVDPILIKCLAEKLEEQQRQWITWSSKKLFMAKNPMIAS, from the coding sequence GGCATTTACTTGGTTGAAGCCTTCCTGAGTACCTCGCCTTTTGTAAGGAACAGATACACCAATGTGAAGAATGAAGTCCAGTATGAAGTTAACTGTTCAGGTATCTATGAACAGGCACCTTTGGAAATTGGCAAGAGTCTGGAAATAAGAAGGAAAGACATCATTGACTTGGATGATGAGGATGTTGTGGCAATAACGAGTGATTGTGACGTTTATCAATCCCTAAGAGGGTACCATCAAAAGCCTGTTTCAAGGGAAGAGAAGAGCTTCCCAATAGCCTATTCTTTGGTTGTTCATAAAGACGCCATTATGGTTGAAAGGCTACTCCATGCTATATACAACCAGCACAATATCTACTGCATCCATTATGACCACAAGTCACCTGATACCTTCAAATTTGCCATGAACAATTTAGCTAAGTGCTTCTCCAATGTTTTCATTGCCTCCAAATTAGAGACAGTGCAATATGCACACATTTCCAGACTCCAAGCTGATTTGAATTGCTTATCTGACCTCCTCAAGTCCTCAGTTCAGTGGAAATATGTTATCAATCTGTGTGGGCAAGATTTTCCTTTGAAGTCAAACTTTGAATTAGTGTCAGAGTTGAAGAAACTCAATGGAGCAAATATGTTAGAAACAGTGAAACCCCCTAACAGTAAAATGGAAAGATTCACTTATCACCATGAACTCAGACAAGTGCCTTATGAATATGTGAAGCTACCGATAAGGACAAACATCTCCAAGGAAGCCCCCCCTCATAACATTGAGATATTCGTTGGCagtgcttattttgttttaagtcgagcatttgttaaatatattttcaacaaCTCCCTGGTTAAAGACTTTTTTGTCTGGTCTAAAGATACATACTCGCCTGATGAACATTTTTGGGCTACCTTAATTCGAGTACCAGGAATACCTGGGGAGATTTCTAGGTCAGCCCAGGATGTGTCTGACTTACAGAGTAAGACCCGCCTTGTCAAGTGGAATTATCATGAAGGCCTTTTGTACCCCCGATGTACTGGCTCCCACCTTCGAAGTGTGTGTATCTTTGGAGCAGCAGAATTAAGGTGGCTTATAAATGAAGGACATTGGTTTGCTAATAAATTTGACTCTAAGGTGGACCCCATCTTGATTAAATGCTTGGCAGAAAAGCTTGAAGAGCAACAGAGACAATGGATTACCTGGTCTTCAAAAAAGTTATTTATGGCTAAAAATCCCATGATTGCATCATGA